From Malaciobacter mytili LMG 24559:
TCCAACGCAAGTTATGATTCTTTCTATTGTTGGTATTTTAGGTGTTGGAATGCAAAATGTGATAATTGCAAGTATTGCAATTACTTGGGCTTGGTATGCAAGAATGATTAGAGGAATTACACTTAAATATCGTTATAAAAACTATATGCTTTATTCTAGTGCAATTGGTTCTAGTAATCGTTTTATGATGTTAAAACATCTACTGCCTAATATTTTTTCTGAAATTATTGTTCTTGCAACACTTGATATTGGATGGGTTATAATTAGTATCTCTACTTTATCATTTTTAGGTCTTGGAGTTCAAGCACCAACTCCTGAATGGGGCGCAATGCTTAGTGAAGCAAAAACAGTAATGATATCTCATCCACAACAAATGCTTCCAGCTGGATTTGCTATTTTGATTTTAGTTTCTTGCTTTAATCTTTTAGGAGATAGTTTAAGAGATATTATGGATCCAAAGGAGTCTATTAGATGATTTTAGAAGTAAAAAATCTTAATTTATTTTTTAAAGAAAAAAATAAAGATGTTCAAATTTTAAAAGATATTTCTTTTAACATTAGAAAAAATCAATGTCTAGGTATTTTAGGAGAATCTGGAAGCGGTAAAAGTATGCTATGGAAATCTATTATG
This genomic window contains:
- the opp1C gene encoding nickel/cobalt ABC transporter permease yields the protein MIAKLLKDKLTVIALLIILIIIIMGIFPEFFSTNNPYEQDIMNKYAQYSLQYPLGTDNLGRCIYSRLVYGIQTTLFLSFLIMFCTLTIGTVVGMCAGFFEGIIDEIIMRIVDVMLSFPTQVMILSIVGILGVGMQNVIIASIAITWAWYARMIRGITLKYRYKNYMLYSSAIGSSNRFMMLKHLLPNIFSEIIVLATLDIGWVIISISTLSFLGLGVQAPTPEWGAMLSEAKTVMISHPQQMLPAGFAILILVSCFNLLGDSLRDIMDPKESIR